ATTTTATTCATCATGATCCATTTCTCCCCTTCCTGCGCCCAGGGAAGCGGCTGCTGGAATTTCCACATCAATTGTTCCCATTCCTGCACCCTGGTATTAGATGCATCCATTTTTGATTTTTGCTCAAAAGTGAAATGGTCTTCCGTTTCCATGATCATGAACAGCCGGTTGCCGGTACGATAGATCTCCATATTCGCAATCCCTGCCTCTTCTATGCTTTTTTTTATCTCGGGCCAGCCGTTCTCTGCCCGGTGCCAGTACTCATATTCTGAAATAAGCGCCGGATCCTCTTTAAGGTCAAGCGCCAGGGTATACCTCTTCATGGTTTACAATAGATGAATGTTTATGTGATGGGGTTTCGGTTTTGAAGAAAAGAGACGTGATCAGAGAAAATGCAAATAAAGTACCCGGTTTTTTATTCATATAGCCTCGTATTATAGCAACACAGCTTTACAGCAATCGTAATATTCTGATAAAGTTAGTTACAGCAGGTGTTCATATAATACTATGAATAAGACTTTGTTTTATACAAATCCGACCTTTGGCAGCTTAATTTCCCGTCTCTATAAACTCCGGCTCATACGGCGCCAGCATAAAGTTGCCTGAATACTCTTTGTTAAACAGTACGCTGTGCGTTCTTCCCTGCTGCCGTATTTCTTTGGGTTCACCGCTAACATTCAGGTATAAGAAATGATCTTTATCAATTTGCCGTGCCATTACACCTGAAGGAACTGCAGGTCCTTTTCTTAAAGAAAGCTCACTGATCAGGTCATCGAGCAAAGGATTTAAAATTTCTCCCTTCGCCGGCAGGCCAACATAGATCGCTCTGCCTTTTCCATATTTATTGGCTGTTATAACCGGATAGTCTTTATCCAGACTGGTGATGGTGGCAAGCACTTCAACCCCTTTTGATTCAATTACATCAATTCTTGTGGACTCGGTAGTGATCTCTTTTCCTTTGTAAGCAACTTCCACTTTTTTGCCTTTGAATGACTTCCCCGAGATCTCATTCAACGCTTCTGTTTCCTCGAAACCGCCCACGCGAATGCCAAATACATCGCTTAAATGCCCGGGATGGGTGGAAGCAAACACCTGTCCTGTTTCATCAACAATGGCCGAATTGGCGGTCATCACCACGGTGCCACCGTTTTTTACAAAGTCGCGGATCTTACCGGCGGTGGTTTTATCCATTACCGCCACACCGGGAACAAACAATAATTTATAATCCAGGGCGCTTTTACTTATCTCCACTACGCGTGCATCCATATTGCGATAATGAAATAAATTGAAGCAGGCCTGCAGTTGCTGATCGTGTTGCTCCGGGAAAGAACTGCTGGCTATCTGGCTGGGAAATGAAAAGGCCAATCCCACTTCCGCCTTCAGCTTGTATGGAAAATATCTTTCGATCTTTTTAAATTCTGCAGCGATCTTTTTGTACTCCTCGTATTTACGGTTGGGAACACCGTCCCAGT
The Niastella koreensis GR20-10 genome window above contains:
- a CDS encoding L-rhamnose mutarotase, giving the protein MKRYTLALDLKEDPALISEYEYWHRAENGWPEIKKSIEEAGIANMEIYRTGNRLFMIMETEDHFTFEQKSKMDASNTRVQEWEQLMWKFQQPLPWAQEGEKWIMMNKIFELHP